In Nitrospirota bacterium, the DNA window GTAGATCGCTAGGGCATCCGATGGGCTAATGCAAAATGTGGCCATTAAGTTTGTGAAGGCGGAAGATGTGAGGCTATTCGCGCTCGCGATTGCTACGCCGAGTTCCTTTGCTCGCCGGTGTCCTAGGTGCATGATATCTGGGTGGCGGCAGGCCTGCAAGGCGAGTACCGAACATAACTCGTCGCGATCAGCCGTTGTGGTAGCGCTGCCATGTGTTTTGATTCGGCGAAACAGGGCTGCAGCCGTTGCCTCATCGACTGAAAGTGAATCTTCCAGGGAGTCCGACGGATTCCAGTGGATGTCGAAAATCGTGTAAAGCCAGTTTTCCTGCATCGTATATTTTGGTGATACCTCCGTGATTCTTTTTCTCGTTCGCCCAAAAAGCTTTCCGTGGGCGTCTGTAAATCCGCGTTGCCAGAATTGAGGTACATAATGATGATTCTTTTTTTCAAACTTCATAG includes these proteins:
- a CDS encoding DUF4238 domain-containing protein encodes the protein MKFEKKNHHYVPQFWQRGFTDAHGKLFGRTRKRITEVSPKYTMQENWLYTIFDIHWNPSDSLEDSLSVDEATAAALFRRIKTHGSATTTADRDELCSVLALQACRHPDIMHLGHRRAKELGVAIASANSLTSSAFTNLMATFCISPSDALAIYSLMVAKLPEQLAQELDELNKLSPQDPRLPEQDALRATPIICAQLQEMEFTLLDAPLGKEFVLGDTPLPQDHLSHQFSVPISKLVAVFARPATTPQAIMTRQTATQAEVDAVNKTQWDNSLHIVVGSSKAVLATL